In Brachyhypopomus gauderio isolate BG-103 chromosome 18, BGAUD_0.2, whole genome shotgun sequence, the sequence cccacccccggccCCTGACCTGTGGTTCCTGTGCTAATGTCCTTTCGCCGCACTGCGTGGGCCTGCCTCTGATTGTCTCACTGTGTTGTGTGGTCGCCACGGAAACCCTGGACAGGCTCCAGCGACCTAGGCgggcacacatgcacgcacagcACTCtcacacgtacgcacgcacacacgcacacacacacacacactcacacaggcatgGTCACACTCATAGTCCAAAGCTGTTTGATCCACCACGTTCTCCACGCCCCACTAATAGCCTGTGCTGTGCCCTACAAACACATcccatatgcgtgtgtgtgtgtgtgtgtgtgtgtgtgtgtgtgtgtgtgtgtgtgtgtgtgttggtacatGTTAGCGTCCCGCGCACCACTCCCTCTTGTTAGCTGACACCAGTGTAAAGCCCGGCACCTCTCCGTGCTGCCACTCGCCCCTGCACGACTTTCAGCACTCTCCCATAACCGCCTGCttcctcccctacacacacacacacacacacacacacacacacacaccctgatccGTGAAGAGCTGTGGAACCTGAGCCTGAGAccccctcctccagctccacccacacccccacccgcaCCCCCACCCGCACCCTCGCCAACCGTGCAGTCAGTTGTGGCAAAGCCTGGAAACACCTGATCATGAGCACCAAACACcaactctcccctctccctctcctccgatccctctctccttctctcctctcctcctcctctctctgtctctctctctatccttccCTCCATGCCCCTGTCAACAATCACTTTGTGTGCCGGCTATAAGTGGGACGTTTCTATTTCCCCTCCAAAAATGCgtacgcactctctctctcacacacacacacacacacacacacacacacacacacacagacccacgcGGATGAGAGGAGAACTGCACCAACATcctcagcagcaaaataaaaaaagaggCGCTATCTCTTTAAATGCCCCCACCTCTGAgggaacggggggggggggggggggggtggtgtggtgggcgCAAGTGGGGCAGAGGGCAGAATTCCGGAGCGGCACGTCTGTGCGCTGATCCAGGCCGCGGGGGGGTCACGGCTGCCAgagggggcgggggagggggagggggagtggaggtggggggggggggggggtgaggctgGGGGCCCTGTCACTTATCAGCTCGGGCCGAGCGTCGCCCAGGGCCAGAGTCGGGAAGCAGCGCAGGAATGTGTGTCCTTCCCTCTGAAGGTGAAGAGAGGAGACGCGACACGCACACAGTCcgacgcgcgcgcacacacacacacacacacacacacacacacacacacacacacacaccaacgcgCCAACgcgcacacacttacacatacgcatgcatgcacgcatAGACGGAACCAGCAGCTGCGGGAGGCTGTTACTCTCGCACGCATATGTGCACCCACAGGAACcaaccctctcacacacacacagacacacagacacacacacacacacacacacacacacacacacccctacagcaAATCCCTCTTATCCTCTAAAATACAAATCAGAAGAGCAGTGTGTGACAGGGCTAAATCAGAAAGGTACTGGCAGAAAGTTACACGATGAAAGGTGATcagccttcacacacacacacacgcacgcacacacacacacacacacacacacacacacacacacacacacacacacacacacacacacacagagcagttaTTCTCTAATGTTTCCACAAATGAGAATTGTCTGAACaggaaaataaaacacaatCTTCAAACATGCACAGATTGTTTGCTTACTTCACCTGGCAGGTAAATGAATGAGTCTTTAGCAGCTGCAGTGTATTCATGTGTCCACTAGGGGGCTTTGATAAAGTTATTTGCATGCAGTACCTAATAACACACACTAGATGGTGCTAGTCCAGCCCTGCTTCTACAGTCAATGgcagtgtgtggtgtctggCGTAATATACAACTCGTAGCTGAGCGCTGATTGGCAGTATAGAGCATGACACAAAAATAATACTAAAATACATAAAATAACCCAAGGCTGTGCTACCTAACATGCATCGTAGAAGACGTCTTTAATGATAAGTCAAAAAGTCCAAGAGACAGAGTTCCCCCAGTGTTAGTCCATGACCTATAAAGCACTGGACGTTCAGAGACAGGAATAAGCTTTCACAAGTGTGTCCTGGCCAAGGTCTGTCAGGTCATAAAGATTCCAGCAGTCCAGGCCTGTTCAGCATATGGTGAAAAAGATCAACCTCTCAGTATATATGACACTGGGTGAGGCCCTCACAGAGACGGCAGTTAAAACACGCTGTTAGGGCAagaaaacaagcaaaaacacacgTCCGTCTCACTAAGATAATCAACGCAAAGACAGATACAGAGTCAAGTcaacaaaaaggaaacaaattgcattattcacacacacaggcatgcacgcacacacacacacacacacacacacacacacacacacacacacacgggcagtcAGAGCTTAACCATTAGCGTCTTACCTTTGGCAGTGTTGGGTTCAGGAGGCTGGTTGGGGTGGAGTCTGGTTGTGACTGACAGCGGGTTGGCCTTGTCCTGCACGTCCCGGGGTGCAAGACTCTGCAGGACGCTGGTTATCTTGGGAAAGACCCGTTGGTGCGGCCGGTGGCTGACGAAGGACGAAGGGGCGGAGTCTTTCGTGGCGTCACCCGAGCCAGCGGCTTCCTCCTCCGCTTCTCGGACCTGCAGGTGGAATGACGGGCCTGTAATCAGTGCAGCTTGAAAGAACACCAGCATAACACGGGAAGGGCTGGACTATGGTGGAGCGCAGGGATTAGAAAACAGGGACGTAGTCAGATTGGGTCGGGCTTGGGTTGAGTTTACAGTTCACACGACAGTCCTCAAGGTCCTGCTCCAGGTCTCAAGAGTCAGGTGTGGTTTTATTGGTTACAGACATAATTGAATAATCTCCAAGGTATTACAAAATCCAAAACCAGATTGGGATTTGAGGTCCAGATTTGAATACTACTGGTAGGAGTGTGGTGATAAGGGTCAATTATCCTTCTGCGATCCACTGCCTTCCCGATCATCAATCACAGGAAATGGCcctagcccctccccctttctcccCCCCAACACCCTCATCCTCCCTGTCTCTGCTTTTCATTCCATCCCCCTGAGGGCCGCCTGAAAGTGGTCTCGCCGCATCATTTTAAAGTTAAAAAACGGCACAAAAACAGCAAAATGTTGCACACTTCCTGTGCAACCAGCGTGGAGCGTGTGGGCCTGCTGTGGAGACGACGCACAAACACGGTTTTAATGGCACCGCGGGGCACAAGAAAGAGCTCTGGCCAGAGCCCTATCAGGGTAGTGGTggtgcatgcatatgtgtgtgtgggtgtgtgtgtgtgtgtgtgtggcactgaGCAGCGTGGAGCGAGAGAAGCTGCCCCTGCCCTAGCCTCCGGAGACCATCCCACAATCCCATCCATCTGCGCGTGACGCGTCCTCCGTCTCTGACACTTTAATTCCCCGATCAACTTTATCAACCATCTGCTCCAGGGGAGCGTGGGGGGgccgtggctccgcccccctctcGTCTCCTCCGGCGGAGCGGGCGCGCCTCCTTTTCTGCACGCTGGCCCCTGCATTAGCCCCACGCTGGGGGCATCTCTCTATCAGTGTCCTGCTCCCACTGTAGTGCTCAGCCTCTCTCCCGCCCTGGGGCTGGCCGCGCTCACGTGACCAGCACACCGCTAAAACGTGCCCTGCAACGGAACGGCgtgacgcagacacacacacgcgcgcgcgcgtacTGGTGcaggcacgcatgcacacacactcacacattcacacgccCTGTTTAGGAAGATcgttggggggggaggggggggggggcatttctCAGCTGTTGAGATGGCGATGCAGGAGGAAAGGCAGAGACAGGTGTTAGTGGCGGGGCTGGGGGGCGGTGCCGGGCcgggtgggggggtgtttgggggggtTCTGGAGAGATCTGAGGGGAAGTGCCAGAGGACAGCTGCTGCTTCGAGTCCCTCACCCAGACCACACGGCCATCAGAGACAGGAGCCAGTGGAGAGCACACGCATTCTGTACAGACCATTCCTCCATAATGACACGCACGCCACCACACCGCACACAGCCCTGGAACCTCACCCCTGAGAGCCCAGCGCTGGGgtggggggacagagagagggagagggagagagggagaaaaagcaagagggagtgaggtagagagaatgagggagcaagagaggtagagagagagtgaaggagagagagggatggggagagagttggaaggaagaagagagaaagagaggatgagagaaaaagaaaataacaatgacagagagtgagagaggggagagagagagagagagagagagagagagagagagagagagagagagagagagagagagagagagagaaagagagagtgaaagccATGCCAATGTTTCAAATGCTGATAATGAATAAGGGGTCGGTGATTATGAGCAATCGCGTCCTGGGGATTTCCAGTAGGaaaagtgtgtgagggtgtgagtgagtgagtgtgtcactgtgtgtgtgtgtgtgtgtgtgtgtgtgtgtgtgtgtgtgtgtgtgtgtgtgtgtgagggtgtgtgtgagcctgcCATTGATCCTGCTTCCTCTGTCCTCTTATATATGTATGGGGGGACATGCACAAGAAAACACTTCACATAAACTGTCCATTATTAGCCTGTCTCTGGCCGTGGACGTGCAGACGTGTCTCTGTGAGGTAAAGACAGCTCAGAGCCACACAACACTTTCTGCTGTCCACAGACCTCACAGTTGGCACAACACAGTGCAGTACCAGCAATCTTTTTTTCCAGATTTGTTACTTAAtactttatataaatatataaaataaaccaTGAAAGTAGTTGAAAGTACCACACGTTTACAGATAAACGGAGTGGACTTTAGTACAACAATGTATGAAATGTTTTAGTACACCAATAGCGAAAATAGAATGGATGAATTTCAACAACTGGGTTAATGACATTAGTGATGTTAGTTACTCTTAGGGCACTGTAACACACTTACGCTTTCTACAGGTGAGGCTGGTTTTTGTTCACACACTGATACCTACGGACAGAGCAGACAAACTTCAGTGAAATCAAACATGGAACTttactgaagaaaaaaaatcatcttGCAATACCAAAACCTACCTGTGGAGGGGGCTGTGTCCTCACTTCTTCACTGTTCTCCTGTGGAAAAACAAGGCCTCTGATCACACAGAGTATCACCCTGTTATTCCTTAATTACATGAAACCTGTTATCCAGTTGACTCCCACACATTAATATGCAAAACCAAGTGTACAActggaaagaagaaaaaacccaaaGGGAGCGTAGGAGGCAGGATGTGACCAGCTGAGTGTGCGTGTCTGCCGTGGTTCTCCGGTACTGGGAGCCATCATGGATTGGCGCAGCTGCTGGTGCAGATGTCTGTGCTGGGATCACGGTGTGACCAAACCGGCCAGCCTACGTCCACCCCGGCCAGCGCTCGCTGCGCACGgtgttgccatggcaacccTCGTGAGAATCCTACCCCTCGCATTAGTGTAGCGTGAAAGAGAAGGGGGTGacaaacgcccccccccccccacacacacacaccccttaccCAAATCAGGAACATGTCCTGGAGagaacatttaaaatgttctttcattCACGCTAATCTGTAGGTGCGGGCACATGCACAGGCATGCACAcgggcgcgcgcgcgcacacacacacacacacacacacacacacacacacacacatcagcatgGTCACACAGATTGATTGCAGCTCAGTGATGGCTGTAAACGCTCGCCACAGAACGGAAATACGTGCCAACCCGGACCCCCATCAGGCGCTCGGTCCTACACCACGACCCGGCCGaagaaatgcacacacacacgcgagcgTGCacgaacacacgcagacacgcgCCGACACCAACgcatgaaaagagagagagagcgagagagctgTAAAGAAAAGTGGAATAAGACCAAAGGTGGGTGGCTCGTCACGAGAATTATGAAGaaataatgaaaataatgagaaataatggagagggagaggaatggAGAGAAGACGGAGAGGAGAGACGTTGTGATTTATTTGGGCTGTTGAGCGACGTCTCTCCCTGTGGAGAACGTCCACcacactaaccccccccccccccccccggcgccCTCCCAGATTAATGACCACAAGAGCAAggtcacctacacacacaccaacgcgTTCCAAACCCACGCACAAgcgcacagacagacagacgcacaaacacacacttgcacatacatacaagcaCATATTGCTTGCCAACACCAAATGCATGAGCATCTGTGCATGAtcacacgcaacacacacacacacacacacgcatgtggacacacacacacacacacacctccaattAAGAGCACCAATGCACAAGATTTTGGGAAATCTAAAATACATTACAGGAGTAGCTCAGTACATTGATCGCTTGTTTGCAATCACAGAGTCAGAATCCAGTACTGATAGAGGACTGACAGAGTACAGTCATATTTGTTTAATACGCCTTTTAtacaaatgtttaaatgtttcatATTATGGTTAAAGGTACAATAATAGTAAATTTCTTTTATATATCAACCTTACTGCCTATAAAACATCTTTACAACAGATTCTTCTAGTTCCTCAAGAGCTCACAGAAAATGAACTGAGTTTTAATTCCACTGTTTACATGGACGTGCATCCATGTTTGTTCTATTAAATCCGATGGTGGCAACTTCCAGATTCCCTACATGCACCTCTCGTCTTCAGTGTGTGCACTGGTGGGTCAAAACGCTGCTGCCTGATGTGTATCTTTAAAGAACGACGACGTCACGTGGAAATGCTGGTGATCTTCACGTCTTCGTCCCTTCTGAGGCctctaacacagcacaaacgTGATTGGCTGACCTGAGATCAGCCCTGAATGAAGGAAATGTTCCTTAACTCCCACACTAACAAACATGGTACCTCGTAGTTTACACCATCGGTGCCATTGGGAACAACAGAAAAGCTCGGATTTTTTAGAAATCAAATTAGAAAATTGCAAACTCTAAAAGAACTGGACTTTGATTGCCAGATACGGCTTGCTTCTGTTCTGACACCAGAAGAAATATGTGTAATCTGTTTAATTCATTATAAATAGGCACTGTACATGAACACAGTACTGGCTGTGCTAACAGGGCAGGCGATATTGTCTTCCCTGCACTTTATGATAGGAAATCCTCATACTGGAACAAGGTAGGGCGTGAGGAAGTGGAGCGGCGGACCACGCAAAGGAAGCCGTCACATTGTTTATAAATCCCGAATGCAGAAACGACCATGAACTTACCACCAGGGCCCACTTCTGACACGCCAACGCACAGCTCGTGCACTAGGTGTGCGGCCCCGATCTCGTTAATCTAGCTTTACCCCGTACGCCTCGATCCGACGGCGGGACACTGGGAGAGCCTTCAAGGCCCCGAGCCTGCACGGTGCTCAGGGAGTCAGCATGttttgcgctctctctctctctctctctctctctctctctctctctctctctctcactcactcaccttcaAATTAAGCTGTACTCCTGGTGATGCTTTAGGGGGGAGGTTCTCCCTCCCTGATTGCTCTGTAGGTGTTCGGTTTGCAAGGTTACTCTTCAAACTGGAGACCTGCTCACTGCAAAACATGTTAGGCCACAGGGCGCAACACATTTAATAAAAGAAGCAATCATCATGGTAGGGACAATTTCATTATTTTACTAATTGTTTTAGAACAATCTCTCATTAGAGCTGTGTGAGCTCAGTTTACCTACTGATTTAGTATGGTTTAACGgatgtatgaatgaatgaagcaAATGTATCACAATATTTAATCAAAGAGAATAAACATTTTTGTGTTAATTAAGACTGAGATGTAGATGTTTTATTCAGTATTTACTCCATCAGATGTACTGACTCTGGTGAACAGAAGGGGCATAATGAGTCTATACCAGGAATGGTTAAGATGGTCAGCAGCTTTTCTCCCGCCGAACCCCGAGCAAAAGATCTTGGAGGTcttgaactcctccacctccccgatGACGAGCACCTGCACATCTCCGTCCCTCCCCAGCTGCCAGCTCACGCTTTTGTTGGGGGCTACATAGAGTCAGAGGCGGATGGGGGGGGGATGAAGGCCCAAGATGCATCAGGGCTGTTATGCTTTAAACCCTATTTTAGTTATAGTACAATAACGGCAAAAATCCATTTTGCTGTGGTCAACAAAGCCTATGAAAAGGGAGTCCACGCCATATACTGTAGA encodes:
- the LOC143482261 gene encoding uncharacterized protein LOC143482261; its protein translation is MLQQILKDMYIEPEVLGALNEEQKRTLFLKMRQEQVRRWEEHEEKLEKEQSCKPKAKTAPNKSVSWQLGRDGDVQVLVIGEVEEFKTSKIFCSGFGGRKAADHLNHSCEQVSSLKSNLANRTPTEQSGRENLPPKASPGVQLNLKENSEEVRTQPPPQVSVCEQKPASPVESVREAEEEAAGSGDATKDSAPSSFVSHRPHQRVFPKITSVLQSLAPRDVQDKANPLSVTTRLHPNQPPEPNTAKGRDFRVTAASKRALSVEEESAVGGNSCSGRGRVAELMKTFSVTCDSAPSQTPPRTNKPPVPIKPSHLQLRPSPKLR